TTGCACAAGAAACATGGTCAAGGGCTTACCAACTTATTAATATTTGTCCTTTTCTTTCATCCAAAGCGTCAATTTGGTTCAATAAAAAATTGCTAATTGATAAAAAAACATTTATGTGGGAAACGTGGTCCAAGTCTGGTATAAATCTATTGGGGGACATTTTTACTGACAAGGGTATTAAATCATTTATTGAAATCAAACAAGAATTTAACCTGGATCAAAAAGAATATTGGAAGTATTTACAACTTTCACATTGTATTAGAGCTAAATTGAAATCTGCCCCAGACCCGCCATCTGGCTTTCAGGAGGTATTAATGAAACCTGGTTTTAAAAAAGCATCTACTTTCTACCATCTTATCAGAGAGGCACGAACCCCCAAATTAGAGGGATTGAGGTTGTGTTGGGAAAGAGATTTAGGCATTCCAATTTTAGAAGATACATGGAAATGGTTGGTTGAGTCTTGGTATACTTGCTCACAGGAAACACAATCTCAGCTCATTCAGTACAAATTGCTCCACAGAAAATATTGGACCCCGAGTAAACTAGCCAAACTGAAACTAATGGATAATGATACATGTTGGAAATGCCAGAAAGATACTGGGACTTTGATTCATATGCTGTATGAATGTGAAAAGAATATTGATCTCTGGAATGGGATTGTGAATCTTTTAAGTTCTATTCTTCAATGTGATCTTACTATGTCACCGGATTTATGTATTTTTGGTTTGCTACCAGAAAACATAAATATAACCAAAAGATACAAGTTGTGGGTACGCTTGGCAACTGTATCAGGATGCCGTATTATTCTAAGACACTGGAAATCATCCACATCTTGCTCATTTAAGGAATGGACTGAGCTACTGACAAAAATCGCCTTATATGAGCGTGTTACTTTCAATGTCAGGGGCAAAGAAGAACTATTTAGCCAGATCTGGGGGCCTTTTTTGAGCTATATAGAGAACATGACTGTGTAATTGTATATATGTATCCTGTTCTGTATGAGTAGAGGTCAATGTTAATTGTTATTTACGTTTGTAGgcacttgttttgttttgttcgtggtttttttttttttttttttttttataatttgtttgtttgttgatgtaAGTTTTTCTATGTCTGTTTTGTGAATGTTCATACTGTAAAAGAACAGAGAGCTACTGCTTATTGATACAAGACTTTTGTATTTGCAATGATGCAAATGTTAAATTTTGTTTTTGCTGTCtgtgaaaaaagacaaaaaaaaaaaatcctatcttCTTTTTCCCAACAGAGACCCTTGGGGATCTTGTGAGGATCAAAGGTGATATGTCACGTGGGAAACTGTGTAACTGTGCATCTAAATCACTACTGAGACTTCATCAAAGATTTCTGGCCCACATACACTGAACGGCTGCAGTACATGATTAGACTCAGCTTGCAGAAATGGGTACTCAACTACATCAGCCAGAAAAGTCATGTGATCTAGAGCCTGAGGAAGCAGATATGGAAGGCACGGTGACCCCACTGGCTCAGGCACATTCAGCACACCTTGAAGCTCCTGATGGAGGATGGGGCTGGGTGGTGCTGATGGCCACCGTCTTAGTCCTAGCCCTGACCCTGGCCTTCCCGTCCTGCATGGGTATCTTCTACAATGACCTTCAGGCTGAATTCAGTGCCACCAACAGTGAGACATCCTGGGTGCCATCCATAATGATAGCAGTCCTACATGCTGGAGGTAGTGATACAGGAAAGCAATAATTCTATAAAAATGCACCCCCCCCCAGATCTTTGTGGATGTGACACATTGTGAGAACTCAGCTCGAATGTCTTCTCTCTACTAGTAAACGAGAAGCTGTGGCCATTTGTTTAATGTTTACTCTGCTCATAAACACTAATACTGTATCTCTAGGGACACAGTTGCATTAGGGTGGAGTGTGAGTTTTATTGACTACGTTTCCTGACGATTACTCATAAATgctagataacattatattgtgaAACACATGCGCGCACGCACCCACACACCCACTCTCAACTTTACACATGTACACCCGCTCATTTACTGTATGcatttatccaatcagccaatcaggacagtgcataaagtcatgcagatacacaGGTTCAGTTAAAGTTCACATCAAATATGTGTTACTGACATATCTACTGTACATGTATTATTTGTTTAAGCTTTTAATATTGGATTTGGCCCTTCTAAGAAACAAAACTTTTCCAAACTGGCACAAAGGTCAGATCATTTTGCAGTCTCATGATGATTGTGCATTTTTCTAAGAGTATTTTGAGTGActgtgttcctttttttttttttttaaaacaaacccaattccaaaaaagttgggatgctgtgtaaaatggaaataaacagaatgcgataatttgcaaatcatggaaaccctataggcagcacggtggtgtagtggttagcactgtctccttgcagcaagaaggtccggagttcgagcctagcggccggcgagggtctttctgtgtggagtttgcacgttctccccatgtccgagtgggtttcctccgcgggtgctccggtttcccccacagtccaaagacatgcaggttaggctaattggtggctctaaattgaccgtaggtgtgaatgagagtgtgaatggttgtctgtgtcagccttgcgacgatctggcgacttgtccagggtgtaccccgcctttcgcccgtagtcagctgggataggctccagcttgcctgtgaccctgtaggacaggataagcagctgcagatgatggatggatggaaaccctatatttaattgaaaatagtataaagataaCATAACATATCTCTCACACAGAGAGGGAGAGCGAAGGGGGCTGaattaataaatacatttgtgggtaaatttctGGTTCTGTGACGCCTGCTggaagaagagcagggaggattgagaatcgagcggctgtggtttgtttacacctgatactaaagcttgtagcatcctagcaaccttctcaaagatgtgtacaaaaagcccagaaactcctatttacccaggcaaaaacgatacaggatttatcttgtgtcctgatccccagatctttaacccagccacatgttaaaaagttgtacgcctccatgttcttccaggttttcatctgcgtgtccgtgtagaacaatgtctgcagcacaccgggtagtttgagatgtcgaggAACTcaccagatggataattttccagctcagaatgaatgaatgaataacttaagttgatcagcagagctggtggggtcatgcatgtacagatacaaatacaaaGGCTCAAAATATACaccgtatttaaaaaaaacaaaacccttaaatctgttgattatctgttaattattttCACATTGTtagttaatagtatgcataactactgTCTTTGTATTTACAAAGTTACAGCTACAACAGgaccaaaatttattctactaatgtcaaatttagtgattaaatttttctttcatagaaaaaaatccttctttgttagtgtgtaaggatctaatcccactgaaTGGTTTCTATGTCCACTTCTTTTGAATATACTTCTTGGTttcaataacttgcttgtttgctgtacacaaatgctggcttttgaactgtatgCTGATAACAAGGCAGAGGGTCcctctcttctttagcctggaggacatggttttcatgatttctaaaaagaatttcaaatttcgatttgtcagaccacaggacagttttcagacttcgcctcagtccatcataaatgagctTGGGCACAGAGATGacagtttctggatattgtttatatatggttttaatttgcatttgtggatgcagtgacgaACTGTGTTCACCGATGATGGTTTTCAGTGTTCCTGGgctcatacagtgatttccactacagacacgtgtctgcttttaatgcagtgtcacccgagggcctgaagatcacaggcatccaatgtcagttttcagccttgtctcttgcatacagagatttctccagattctctgaatcttttaatgattaggccgacgagggcctttctgtgtggagttcgcatgttctccccgtgtctgcgtgggtttcctccaggtgctccgttttccaccacagtccaaaggcatgcaggttaggctaattagtggctctaaattgaccgtaggtgtgaaatgtgagtgtgaatggttgtttgtctctgtagtcagccctgcgatgacctggcgacttatccagggtttaccctgcctctcgcccatagtcagctgggataggctccagcttgcctgcaaccctgtacaggataagcggctacagatgatggatggatggatggatgtatcataaattgtgatccccaaattctttgcaatttttggtcgaggaatgttattcttaaattgttgcactgtttgcccatgcagtctttcacagagtggtgaaccccttgccatctttacttctgagagactgcctctctgggatgctcattttatacccagtcatgttactggccttttgccaattaaccaaattagtttttttttttttttttttttttagcattacacaactttttcagtcttttgttgcccctgttccaacttttctgaaatgtgttactgacctcaaattcaaaatgagcatatatttttcaaaaaacaaaaatttctcggtttcaacatttgatctgttgtctttgtactattttcaatgaaatatagggtttccatgatttgcaaatcttcacattctgtttttattcatgttttacaaCTCTTTTGGACTTGGAGTTGTAAGTGTTAGGCTGAATGACTTTCCATTATCTTTATGCATTACAACATAATTATTTTTCAAGTACTCAGCAAACCTCTTGATGTGTAACTTTCAAGATATTTAATAAATTGTCCCCATATTTAAAACAACTGTATTTTTCCCTTGGTGCCATTAGTTAGTTTTTccatggccaagtggttagaatgGTTTAAaagtctctgtcctgctgtcggagCTTCACTGCTCTTCCAAGTGCTTGCAATACAGAGTTTAGCCTGAAatgagtgtggtttttttttttttttttaaatttgcatctGGCAATCTTAATTCGGGTGGGAGTATTCCAAGGATGAATACCCAAGGCCAGACAGGCAGCTGAATAGAgatcatatcagatatattttgtATGACCTTTTCCCAGAATTTAAAGTTTTTGGGCAACTCCAAAAGCAGTGGAATAATATGTCCTTTTCTACGCCACATTTGGTACAGAAATCAGAAATAATATTATTTTCAAAATGATGCGGCAGCAATGGAGTTATGTCAGTACTCATTATTCATTTAAATCGTATCAGTTTAAATCTGATGTTGCGCCTCTTGGCAAACACTCTTCCGGTCATCGGTAGACCGTGCCAATCAATGGTTGTCTGAGGATTCTTTAGATTTGTCTACAATCATTTTATTCAGAAGGTAAACATGCACAGAAGTCACAACCTTGGAGATCTAGTGTGTCCTTCCTAAGGCTAGACAGAGGAGGTTTACAAAGGGACTATTTATGGACATGTCCTTTTATTTAATATAGTATGGACCATCTCTCAGAGCTGCCATTCATTTGCGTAAGAAAGGCAAAAGTTGTTAGATCTAATTGCAATTATAACTTATACAATTAATGCAAAGAGCATTCCATTCTCTCTGACTGCGCCAATGCACATACACACAAAGTATATGCCCAAGGGAATGAATAGATTTACTGGGTGGGTGTTATGTTGCGGAGGAATCAGTGCAACTTGTTAGACAGGTGTTTCTTTGTTGTTTGCGGATTTGAATTTTGCAACGAGCAATGTACAGAATGATCAATGTATAACAGACCTCATCAAGAATAGTAAAAAGTTAGAGAAAGTTTAGTTTAGATAAGGATACAATTTAGATTAGTTTGTTTTTACTAGCTCTGCACGATGCATTTACTGAAAGGTCTTTGAATTACTGCACAGAAAATCTGATTGCATAATAACTTTGTACCAGCTTTGTACAAGGCTCTAACTTTGTCCCAGCTCCCCTGTAGTTGCAGAGGATTAGTGTTGTGTTCTCACGTTTAACTTTTCCTTCTCAGGGCCCTTATGCAGCGTGTTAGTGGAACGTTTTGGCTGCAGGGCAACAGTGATGCTGGGGGGAGTCTTGAGTGGATTGGGGATGGCAACCAGCTCTTTTACACGTTCCATCATTGAGCTTTACATGACTGCAGGGGTAATAACAGGTCAGTACATATCTGATCACCTCTAAACAGCCCTGTGCTTATTTATCAAAAGATGCTTTGTAATAAATCCCCTAGCCAGcattgtcactttttttttctataatTCAGTGCATACTGTAAATAGATATTTTCTTTCTCACACAGGTCTAGGTTTTTGTTTCAGTTTCCAACCTGCAGTCACCATCCTTGGGCACTATTTCGTGCGCCGCCGTGCCTTTGCCAATGCCATATCCTCCACGGGCACAGCACTGGGCCTGTGCATACTGCCCTTCCTGGGTCATTACCTACACAGTGAACTGGGTTGGAGGGGGAGTTTCCTTGTGCTGGGTGCTGTGTTGCTCAACTGCTGTGTGTGTGGTGCTGTCATGAGGCCCCTGAGGCCACAGAAACGCAGAGAAGCCAAAGAAAAGAACAATAGCACTAAACCACTGGCTGAGAAAAGCTTTAAAGAACAGATGTGGGTGGCCTGGAGGAATTTAATATCCTCTTTCCATCGCCTCATGGCCTTTGACCTGTTTTGCAGTAACCAGCGCTTTCGTGTGTATGCACTTGGCATTACATGGATGATGCTGGGATTTGTGGTGCCGTTGGTTTTCGTTGTTCCTTATGCCACAGATGGCGGCATGGAGCACAGTCGGGCTGCCCTCCTGCTCTCCATCTtgggctttatcaacatctttgtgCGTCCACTGACCGGCCTGCTCTTCGGCCTTTCCTGGTTCAAAGGCCGCCATGTTTATGTATTTTCAAGTGCATTGCTACTGAATGGACTGAGCAACAGCATCTGCTGTATCGCACCCACATTTCCAGTACTCTTGGGTTATGTGCTGACTTACGGTCTGTCCATGAGTGTGGTGGGCTCACTGATGTTCACTGTGCTCATGGACATAGTAGAAATGAACCGCTTTCCCTCAGCACTTGGCCTGCTGGCTATCATGGAGAGTGTCACGCTGCTGATTGGGCCGCCTTTAGCAGGTAGGAATAGTAATAAATTGAGTGTATGTATGATTGCCAGTGAGATTAGGCCAAATCTGTACATAAATCTGAAAGTAGGCCCTTTATAAGGTATATTGCATTGATCATAGTGGTGTTCATCAGTGGTCATTTCACTCTACAGTCTATAGAATATACAAATCCAGCAGCATAAAATTTTGGGACTTGTGTGTCTGTAAAAGGGAGGTATTAATTTCACCTTGCCCAATACTAATATCAATATCTGATGCTGATATCTTCTTAGTAACTTGGCTGAATCTTTGCAAAGTTTTGTcaaattatcaaaaaaaaaaaagagcaatatGATTTTCTGTTCTGTATTCGATCTGTGCTGAGTCACTGAACACGTACTCGCAGCAGAAAATGTCAAATTCAAACCAGCGCTGATCTAACACTACACATCCAGAGCCAATTTAACAGTTacgccatgaaatcgagtcgtacagtacatgagctgatagcgtcgagttggctataagccatgtacgatgagattgagtggaataactgttttattctatccacattcactggattttgagaaactgagcatttttattttttgcaaatgcgataaataaaaaccttatacaaaacgtctgacaaaatcatttccgattataatgtaaacaaaccagtgaaatgacggtagcaatttgtgaaaaaatgctataataataattctttcttttttttaaaagaaagatacgttcttaccactaaatacttttattccatattttgaggttttgtttttgagtagagggtttttttttttttttttttttttttttttttgtccatggctggttcagcaaaatgctccaccattttgtttttctctacccatggtatatgagctgatagcctagtagtagagtagccagtcagagcacacgattgctcataatgtgaatgtgggtagaataatacTCATTATTAGATCTTTTTAGACTTAGAATGTAGTTCACAAAAATGATGAAGGGGTTGGTATACAGTATAAATATGCAGATTGATATGAACGTGTGGTGGTAGTTATCAGCACcctgtggctttttttttcccccagtggaaGACCTGAATATCCTAAAATTTACCGTAAACTATTTTGACAAATTAAACAATATATTGCGACCACCATGTTATTACTAACTGCGTTGCAGACAGACCGCTCTCTCTGTTCCCTCGTTTATTTTTTTGTCTAAATATTATCCCTAATTTAATTGATAAACCACACAGAACAATTTTATTGATAAATAAGAAGTCCTTC
Above is a genomic segment from Neoarius graeffei isolate fNeoGra1 chromosome 14, fNeoGra1.pri, whole genome shotgun sequence containing:
- the slc16a5a gene encoding monocarboxylate transporter 6; this encodes MGTQLHQPEKSCDLEPEEADMEGTVTPLAQAHSAHLEAPDGGWGWVVLMATVLVLALTLAFPSCMGIFYNDLQAEFSATNSETSWVPSIMIAVLHAGGPLCSVLVERFGCRATVMLGGVLSGLGMATSSFTRSIIELYMTAGVITGLGFCFSFQPAVTILGHYFVRRRAFANAISSTGTALGLCILPFLGHYLHSELGWRGSFLVLGAVLLNCCVCGAVMRPLRPQKRREAKEKNNSTKPLAEKSFKEQMWVAWRNLISSFHRLMAFDLFCSNQRFRVYALGITWMMLGFVVPLVFVVPYATDGGMEHSRAALLLSILGFINIFVRPLTGLLFGLSWFKGRHVYVFSSALLLNGLSNSICCIAPTFPVLLGYVLTYGLSMSVVGSLMFTVLMDIVEMNRFPSALGLLAIMESVTLLIGPPLAGSLVDRTGLYTYVFFACSVSVVLSALFLMVSFYWLDRCDAALKDTSSTRVSTVTPEPLTVYGGEKVKEPAIETELITTV